The following are encoded together in the Salvia hispanica cultivar TCC Black 2014 chromosome 6, UniMelb_Shisp_WGS_1.0, whole genome shotgun sequence genome:
- the LOC125195177 gene encoding bidirectional sugar transporter SWEET14-like: protein MQTPIIFVFGILGNIVSFLVYLSPAPTFHRIVKKKSTEGFECVPYVVALLSSMLWIYYATLKSNETLLITINSIGCFIETIYISIYIIFASKQARLRAIKLSLVLDIIGFGSILLFTLFFLEGPQRVEVLGWISVTLSASVYIAPLTIMKQVIRTKSVELMPISLSLALLLNAVMWFFYGLLLKDIYIAVPNTVGFIFGLLQIILYGIYKNSKIDYAEEHKLPTAIKPETTSNCEQIHPVCSPPIKDDQDLDITVTVAVENGGESVVEAQQSTVDSHDQPN, encoded by the exons ATGCAAACTCCAATTATATTCGTCTTTGGGATCTTAG GCAACATTGTTTCATTTCTGGTGTATCTATCCCCAGC CCCAACATTCCATAGAATTGTGAAGAAGAAATCAACCGAAGGGTTTGAATGCGTGCCATACGTGGTTGCATTACTTAGCAGTATGCTATGGATCTATTATGCAACTCTCAAATCAAATGAGACTCTTCTCATCACCATCAATTCCATTGGCTGTTTCATCGAGACTATATACATCTccatttatatcatttttgcatCCAAACAGGCTCGG CTAAGGGCTATCAAACTAAGTCTGGTTCTTGACATTATTGGGTTCGGCTCGATTCTATTGTTTACACTCTTTTTCCTAGAAGGACCTCAGCGAGTTGAGGTTCTCGGATGGATATCCGTAACATTGTCTGCAAGTGTGTATATCGCGCCTCTAACCATCATG AAGCAAGTTATTCGAACAAAAAGTGTAGAGCTCATGCCAATCTCACTCTCATTAGCTCTTCTACTCAACGCTGTGATGTGGTTTTTCTACGGTTTACTGCTCAAGGACATCTACATTGCA GTTCCTAACACGGTGGGATTTATATTTGGACTACTCCAAATAATTCTGTATGGTATTTACAAGAACAGCAAGATAGACTATGCTGAAGAACATAAACTTCCAACTGCTATCAAGCCCGAAACGACGTCGAATTGTGAGCAGATACACCCTGTTTGCTCTCCACCTATTAAAGACGACCAAGATTTGGATATTACTGTTACAGTCGCAGTCGAAAATGGGGGTGAAAGCGTTGTGGAGGCCCAACAAAGCACTGTGGATTCTCACGATCAGCCTAATtaa
- the LOC125195677 gene encoding probable protein S-acyltransferase 7, translating to MNTVGGADVGAAEMVRKYKAWEGSNKFCLGGRFIFGPDVRSVSLTVFLIIAPAAVFCVFVARKLMDDFSGDWGIAVLVVFIVSTVYVLVLLLLTSGRDPGIVPRNAQPPEPETNNLSTELGSGHTPRLPRTKDFIINGATVKVKYCDTCMLYRPPRCSHCSICDNCVERFDHHCPWVGQCIGLRNYRFFYMFVFSTMLLCLYVHGFCWVYIKKIMDSENSSIWKAMAKTPASIVLIVYTFLALWFVGGLSIFHLYLITTNQTTYENFRYQYSRRANPYNRGIVGNIMDIFCSSIPKSKNDFRAKVQKKQPMIPSHSVGDSFDSTTLAVSKRLQGKSIWDETNDKALAIGSNRVTLSSNGESVTEYQQYL from the exons atgaatacAGTTGGCGGCGCCGATGTGGGCGCGGCGGAGATGGTCCGGAAATACAAGGCGTGGGAGGGCAGTAAT AAATTCTGTCTTGGGGGAAGGTTCATTTTTGGGCCTGATGTAAGATCAGTATCTCTGACGGTGTTCCTTATAATTGCTCCTGCTGCTGTTTTCTGCGTATTTGTTGCAAGGAAACTGATGGATGATTTTTCTGGTGATTGGGGGATTGCAGTTTTGGTTGTATTTATTGTGTCGACTGTATAT GTTTTGGTGCTGCTTCTGTTGACTTCTGGAAGGGACCCCGGTATTGTTCCTCGCAATGCTCAACCTCCTGAACCAGAAACGAATAATTTAAGTACGGAATTGGGCTCTGGCCATACACCTCGCTTGCCTCGTACaaaagattttataataaatggaGCTACTGTGAAAGTGAAATACTGCGACACTTGTATGTTGTACAGGCCTCCGCGCTGTTCACATTGTTCGATATGTGACAACTGTGTGGAGCGATTCGATCATCATTGTCCCTGGGTTGGACAGTGTATCGGACTG AGGAATTATCGGTTCTTTTACATGTTTGTCTTCTCGACGATGCTGCTTTGCTTGTACGTTCATGGGTTTTGCTGGGTTTACattaaaaagataatggaCAGTGAGAATTCCTCCATATGGAAAGCTATGGCCAAAACACCTGCCTCCATCGTGCTCATTGTTTACACTTTCCTGGCACTATGGTTCGTAGGCGGGCTCTCAATCTTCCATCTCTACCTCATCACTACAAACCAG ACGACATATGAGAACTTCAGATACCAATATAGCAGACGTGCAAACCCCTACAACAGAGGAATAGTTGGAAACATTATGGATATATTCTGTAGCAGTATCCCTAAATCAAAGAATGATTTCCGGGCCAAGGTGCAAAAGAAGCAGCCTATGATTCCTTCTCACTCAGTGGGTGATAGTTTTGACAGTACAACCTTGGCAGTTTCCAAGAGGCTGCAAGGGAAGTCGATTTGGGACGAGACGAACGACAAAGCCCTTGCCATAGGGTCGAACCGTGTAACCCTTTCTAGTAATGGTGAAAGTGTAACAGAATATCAGCAATACTTGTAA
- the LOC125195911 gene encoding ubiquitin-conjugating enzyme E2 27-like, whose product MVDFARVQKELQDCNKDFEVSGIKVSPKGDTNLTHLFGTIHGPVGTPYEGGTFKIDITLPDGYPFEPPKMRFATKVWHPNISSQSGAICLDILKDQWSPALTLKTALLSVQALLSAPEPDDPQDAVVAQQYLKDYQTFVGTARYWTEAFAKTLSLGVEEKVQKLVEMGFGEALVRSALESVGGDENMALEKLCSS is encoded by the exons ATGGTAGATTTTGCTAGGGTTCAGAAGGAATTGCAGGACTGCAACAAAGACTTTGAGGTTTCAGGGATAAAGGTCAGCCCTAAGGGTGACACTAATCTCACCCACTTGTTTGGTACAATTCATGGTCCTGTTGGTACACCTTATGAAGGCGGTACCTTCAAGATCGACATAACCTTGCCTG ATGGTTACCCTTTTGAGCCTCCCAAAATGCGGTTTGCGACTAAAGTATG GCACCCAAATATTAGCAGTCAAAGTGGTGCCATATGCCTTGATATCCTGAAAGACCAATGGAGCCCGGCACTTACTTTGAAAACAGCACTCCTTTCTGTTCAAGCATTATTATCTGCTCCCGAACCTGACGATCCCCAGGATGCTGTTGTAGCACAACAG TATCTAAAAGACTACCAGACTTTTGTTGGTACGGCTCGTTACTGGACTGAGGCATTCGCGAAAACATTGTCTCTTGGTGTCGAGGAGAAG GTACAGAAGCTTGTGGAGATGGGATTTGGTGAAGCTTTGGTGAGAAGTGCTCTAGAGAGTGTTGGTGGCGATGAGAACATGGCTCTGGAGAAGCTATGCTCCAGTTAG